One part of the Rutidosis leptorrhynchoides isolate AG116_Rl617_1_P2 chromosome 1, CSIRO_AGI_Rlap_v1, whole genome shotgun sequence genome encodes these proteins:
- the LOC139886224 gene encoding B-box zinc finger protein 20-like, with product MKIQCDVCHVTEADVYCTADEASLCSACDYRVHHANKLAYKHPRFSLLNPSFEDSPHCDICQERRAFLFCKEDRAILCKECDIPIHTANEHTQKHTRFLLTGVKLSTSLSCYDETCHQTPSLSTSNEGSTDQKGYSVNIDSNSNCSLSHEEGRSVSEYFMETFP from the exons ATGAAAATCCAATGTGATGTTTGTCACGTAACCGAGGCCGATGTTTATTGTACCGCTGATGAAGCCTCACTTTGTTCTGCGTGTGACTATCGTGTTCACCATGCTAACAAACTTGCTTACAAACATCCGCGTTTTTCCCTTCTTAATCCTTCTTTTGAAGACTCCCCTCATTGCGATATTTGTCAG GAGAGGAGGGCTTTTTTGTTTTGCAAAGAAGATCGAGCGATTTTGTGTAAAGAATGTGACATTCCGATTCATACAGCAAACGAACACACGCAAAAACACACTCGTTTTCTACTAACGGGAGTTAAGCTATCGACATCTTTATcgtgttatgatgaaacatgtcaccAAACGCCATCTTTATCAACTTCGAACGAAGGCTCAACGGATCAAAAAGGTTATTCAGTTAATATTGATTCAAATTCAAATTGTAGTTTGAGCCACGAAGAAGGTAGAAGTGTTTCTGAGTATTTCATGGAAACATTCCCCTAA